Proteins encoded within one genomic window of Diceros bicornis minor isolate mBicDic1 chromosome X, mDicBic1.mat.cur, whole genome shotgun sequence:
- the FAM133A gene encoding protein FAM133A — protein MGKRDNRVAYMNPIAMARWRGPTQSAGPTIQDYLNRPRPTWEEVKKQLENKKKGSKALAEFEEKMNENWKKELEESREKLLSGNESSSKKRERKKKKKKKSCRSSSSSSSSDSSSSSSDSEHEEKKQGKKRKKKKNRSHNSSQSSTYESEAESKESVKKKKKSKDETEKEKYVRSLSKKRKKTYPEDKPLSSESSSESDYEEEVQAKKKRRREEREKAMEKAKKKKKKQHKKHGKKKKKKSGSSHKSE, from the coding sequence ATGGGGAAGCGGGATAATCGGGTGGCCTATATGAATCCTATAGCAATGGCCAGATGGAGGGGCCCAACTCAATCCGCAGGCCCAacaatacaagattatctgaatCGACCAAGGCCCACATGGGAAGAAGTgaagaaacaattagaaaataaaaagaaaggctcCAAGGCATTAGCtgaatttgaggaaaaaatgaaCGAGAATTGGAAGAAAGAACtagaagaaagcagagagaaattATTAAGTGGAAATGAGAGTTCatctaaaaaaagagaaagaaagaaaaagaaaaagaagaaatcttgtcGGTCTTCATCGTCTTCGTCAAGCTCTGATTCTTCAAGCAGTTCTTCAGATTCTGAGCATgaggaaaagaaacaaggaaaaaaaagaaagaaaaagaagaatcgtTCACACAACTCATCACAAAGCTCTACATATGAATCTGAAGCAGAGAGCAAGGAatctgtaaaaaagaaaaagaagtcaaaggatgaaacagagaaagaaaagtatgTTAGaagtctcagcaaaaaaagaaagaagacttatCCTGAGGATAAACCTTTATCATCAGAGTCCTCATCAGAATCAGATTATGAAGAGGAGGTgcaagcaaaaaagaagaggagacgTGAAGAGCGAGAGAAAGCaatggaaaaagcaaagaagaagaagaagaaacagcacaagaaacatggtaagaagaagaaaaagaagtcaggTTCAAGTCACAAGTCAGAATAA